The Molothrus ater isolate BHLD 08-10-18 breed brown headed cowbird chromosome 1, BPBGC_Mater_1.1, whole genome shotgun sequence genome includes a window with the following:
- the LOC118684420 gene encoding ovalbumin-related protein Y-like, producing the protein MGSISAANAEFCFDVFKEVKLHRSNDNVLFSSLSMLSTLALVYMGARGKTQSQMQKVLHFDNVTEDRDISDSQCGTAEYIHKTFKDLLSDIRRQNATNSLRIADRLYIEKTYPILQEYIKCAKKFYKAELEEVDFKTAAEEARQLINSWVEKETNGRIQDFLVSDSVDLHTALVFVNVIYFKGIWKTAFKEEYTREEPFNMTEQESRPVQMMYQNSTFRVGRVAEDKIKVLELPYTSGELSLLVLLPDDISGLAQLENKISYDKLLEWTSPRVMEKKKVKVYLPRMKIEEKYNLTSVLTSLGMTDLFSPSANLSGISSAESLRVSEAIHEAYMEVTEEGTEAGGSEVVTGDSQHSSEFEEFRADHPFLFLIKHNPSDMILLFGRYCSP; encoded by the exons ATGGGCTCCATCAGTGCAGCAAATGCAGAATTTTGTTTTGATGTATTCAAAGAGGTGAAATTGCACCGCAGCAATGACAACGTGCTCTTTTCCTCCCTGAGCATGCTTTCAACCCTGGCCCTGGTGTATATGGGAGCAAGGGGTAAGACTCAATCCCAGATGCAGAAG GTCCTTCACTTTGATAATGTTACAGAGGATAGAGACATTTCTGACTCCCAG TGTGGCACTGCTGAGTACATCCACAAAACATTCAAGGATCTCCTCTCAGACATCAGGAGGCAAAATGCTACTAACTCACTCAGGATTGCTGACAGACTCTATATTGAAAAAACATACCCTATTCTTCAG GAATACATAAAGTGTGCAAAGAAATTCtacaaagcagagctggaagaagTTGACTTCAAaacagctgcagaggaagcaaGACAGCTCATCAATTCCTGGGTGGAGAAAGAGACAAATG GACGGATCCAAGATTTCCTGGTATCAGACTCTGTTGATCTCCATACTGCGCTGGTCTTTGTGAATGTCATTTACTTCAAAGGGATAtggaaaactgcatttaaagAAGAATACACTCGGGAAGAGCCTTTCAACATGACTGAG caaGAGAGCAGACCTGTGCAAATGATGTATCAGAACAGCACCTTCAGAGTGGGAAGAGTGGCTGAAGATAAAATCAAGGTCCTGGAGCTTCCATACACCAGTGGAGAGCTGAGCctgttggtgctgctgcctgatgACATCTCTGGCCTGGCACAG CTTGAGAACAAAATCAGCTATGATAAACTCCTGGAATGGACCAGTCCCAGGGTGATGGAAAAGAAGAAGGTGAAAGTGTACCTCCCACGCATGAAGATCGAGGAGAAATATAACCTCACATCTGTCCTGACTTCCTTGGGTATGACTGACCTGTTCAGCCCCTCAGCCAACCTCTCTGGCATCTCTTCAGCAGAGAGCCTGAGGGTGTCTGAGGCCATCCATGAGGCATACATGGAAGTCACTGAAGAGGGCACTGAGGCAGGTGGCTCAGAGGTTGTAACTGGAGACAGCCAACATTCCTCTGAGTTTGAAGAGTTCAGGGCTGACCACCCATTCCTTTTCTTGATCAAACACAATCCAAGTGACATGATACTCCTCTTTGGTAGATATTGTTCTCCCTAA